From a single Actinomycetota bacterium genomic region:
- a CDS encoding proton-conducting transporter membrane subunit produces the protein MTTYLTSHSPVLMEIIFLAGAALTPIISLIRKKLAFWWALIVSTLGFYFCMLAAAELYRSGPLSYYLGGWRPPYGIEIKFDYLGAFAFLILLLNIIIMVYSKKYMEHEISEDKLPIYYTLVLLLVGGMVGVTITGDIFNMFVFMEILSLAGYSLIAITEERLNAMASFKYLVMGALSSLLLLVGIAFIYNVTGSLNMADISLKLQQYGASTTAYVAVAALIIGFTVKAAMFPVHIWLPDAHGLAPSPVSALLSGLVIKIGIVGILRIVFSIYRIAGPINFSYLLDVLAWFATATVIFGAFFAFFQDDLKIILAYSSVSNIGYILMGIGLISVSNPAGSVNAMLGALTHVAAHAIIKSLLFLSAGAIIYKTGLRKLNDLKGIGKKMPITCMALVIGALSITGVPGTVGFWAKWYVINGAFDSGRLFFAIAMLVGALMVFAYYIKIINVIFFRIPENLTAEVDEAPLSMLIPIVILAASCLVYGLFYINPMITNYFMPAAKSLLGLAM, from the coding sequence ATGACGACATATCTGACATCTCATAGCCCAGTCTTAATGGAAATAATCTTTCTGGCTGGAGCGGCCTTAACTCCCATCATCAGCCTGATCAGAAAGAAACTCGCATTTTGGTGGGCTCTGATAGTATCGACTTTGGGCTTCTACTTCTGTATGCTTGCTGCGGCAGAGCTCTATCGGTCCGGGCCCCTAAGTTACTATCTAGGCGGCTGGAGGCCGCCCTACGGTATCGAGATAAAGTTCGATTACTTGGGAGCCTTCGCCTTTCTGATCCTGCTCCTAAACATCATCATCATGGTCTATTCCAAGAAGTATATGGAGCACGAGATAAGCGAGGATAAACTCCCCATCTACTATACCTTGGTCTTGCTTCTAGTCGGAGGCATGGTCGGCGTTACCATAACCGGCGACATCTTCAATATGTTCGTCTTTATGGAGATACTATCTCTGGCCGGTTACTCTTTGATAGCCATAACCGAGGAGAGGCTAAACGCCATGGCCAGCTTCAAATATCTGGTGATGGGTGCTCTCTCGTCACTGCTTCTTCTGGTAGGCATCGCCTTCATCTACAACGTTACCGGCAGCCTCAATATGGCTGATATCTCACTCAAGCTTCAGCAGTATGGAGCATCTACTACGGCATATGTGGCCGTGGCCGCGCTGATAATCGGCTTTACCGTCAAGGCGGCCATGTTCCCGGTCCACATCTGGCTACCCGATGCCCACGGTCTTGCCCCCTCTCCGGTCAGCGCGCTCCTTTCCGGTCTGGTCATCAAGATCGGTATCGTCGGAATCTTGAGGATTGTCTTTTCGATATATAGGATCGCCGGACCGATCAACTTCAGCTACCTGCTCGATGTGCTGGCCTGGTTTGCGACGGCGACCGTAATCTTTGGTGCCTTCTTCGCCTTTTTCCAGGATGATTTAAAGATCATCTTAGCCTATTCCAGTGTTTCCAACATCGGCTACATCCTTATGGGTATTGGTCTTATCTCGGTATCTAATCCGGCTGGAAGCGTCAACGCCATGCTCGGCGCCTTAACCCATGTGGCCGCCCACGCCATCATCAAGAGCCTTCTCTTCCTTTCAGCCGGTGCCATAATCTACAAGACCGGCCTTAGGAAGCTGAACGATCTTAAGGGAATAGGGAAGAAGATGCCGATCACCTGCATGGCCCTTGTCATCGGTGCTCTCTCTATTACGGGTGTTCCCGGAACCGTCGGCTTCTGGGCCAAATGGTATGTCATCAACGGGGCCTTTGATTCCGGTCGATTATTCTTCGCCATAGCCATGCTCGTTGGAGCCTTGATGGTCTTTGCTTACTACATAAAGATAATAAACGTGATATTCTTCCGCATCCCCGAGAATCTCACGGCCGAGGTTGACGAGGCCCCGCTTAGCATGCTGATCCCGATAGTCATACTGGCTGCAAGCTGTCTTGTTTATGGCCTCTTCTATATCAATCCGATGATCACCAATTACTTCATGCCGGCCGCTAAATCGCTGCTGGGGCTTGCCATGTAA
- a CDS encoding cation:proton antiporter subunit C — translation MINNEIIAKAYSSINYVVAVTLFCIGLYALIIKPNLIKKFMGLNIIETSVFLFIISSGLVEGGIAPIYTKTTPANPVFVNPIPQALILTAIVVAVSTTALALSLMIKLYDQCGTLNANKLKELR, via the coding sequence ATGATAAATAACGAGATAATCGCCAAAGCTTATTCGAGCATAAATTATGTGGTGGCCGTGACCCTATTCTGCATTGGGCTATACGCTCTGATCATTAAGCCCAATCTAATCAAGAAATTCATGGGCCTTAATATCATCGAGACATCGGTCTTTCTCTTTATCATCTCGAGCGGTCTGGTTGAGGGCGGTATCGCTCCCATTTATACCAAGACAACGCCGGCAAACCCGGTCTTCGTAAACCCGATACCCCAGGCCCTCATCCTTACGGCCATCGTCGTTGCCGTCAGTACGACGGCTCTGGCGCTGTCGCTGATGATAAAGCTCTATGACCAGTGCGGTACCTTGAACGCAAACAAGTTAAAGGAGTTAAGATAA